A genomic window from Rubrobacter calidifluminis includes:
- a CDS encoding CobW family GTP-binding protein, with protein sequence MTIPVTVVTGFLGSGKTTLLSRVLREPELENTAVIVNEFGEVGLDHHLLRPVAERTLLLGSGCVCCSEREDLVAALGELLDLCQRGEIPALDRVVIETTGLADPAPILHTVFSHPVLSHHFTVDLVITTVDAVNGAMQLSGSPEATKQVAAADEIVITKTDLAGPGAKEELEARIGAINPSVRIVEASFGEVDVRELLSPVVRVGERDLPRLQEHDTASTHTVSVTFDGPVDWTAFGIWLSMLLHARGESVLRVKGLLDTGGPGPVVLNGVQHVIHPPQHLDRWPDRDHRSRVVFITRDIPEDSLLASLGGFSGLLGAAAVPLGERVSVRGGSS encoded by the coding sequence GTGACGATCCCGGTGACCGTCGTGACCGGCTTTCTCGGGAGCGGCAAGACCACGCTGCTCTCGCGTGTGCTGCGGGAGCCGGAGCTCGAGAACACCGCCGTCATCGTCAACGAGTTCGGCGAGGTCGGGCTCGACCACCACCTGCTCAGGCCCGTCGCCGAGAGGACGCTCCTTCTGGGAAGCGGGTGCGTCTGCTGCAGCGAGCGCGAGGATCTGGTGGCGGCGCTCGGGGAGCTTCTGGACCTTTGCCAGCGGGGTGAGATCCCCGCGCTCGACCGCGTGGTCATAGAGACGACCGGGCTCGCCGACCCCGCCCCCATACTCCACACCGTCTTCTCCCACCCCGTGCTCTCCCACCACTTCACGGTCGACCTCGTCATAACCACCGTGGACGCGGTGAACGGCGCGATGCAGCTCTCCGGGAGCCCCGAGGCGACGAAGCAGGTCGCCGCGGCGGACGAGATCGTCATCACCAAGACCGACCTCGCCGGTCCGGGAGCGAAGGAGGAGCTCGAGGCGCGCATCGGGGCGATAAACCCCTCGGTACGCATCGTCGAGGCATCCTTCGGAGAGGTGGACGTGAGGGAGCTCCTCTCTCCCGTGGTGCGGGTGGGGGAGCGGGATCTCCCGCGGCTGCAGGAGCACGACACCGCCTCGACCCACACCGTCTCGGTCACCTTCGACGGGCCGGTGGACTGGACGGCCTTCGGGATCTGGCTCAGCATGCTCCTGCACGCCCGCGGCGAGAGCGTGCTGCGGGTCAAGGGGCTCCTGGACACGGGGGGACCGGGGCCCGTCGTCCTGAACGGCGTCCAGCACGTCATCCACCCGCCGCAGCACCTCGACCGCTGGCCGGATAGGGACCACCGCTCGCGCGTCGTCTTCATCACCCGCGACATACCGGAGGATAGCCTCCTCGCCTCGCTCGGGGGTTTCTCCGGGCTGCTCGGCGCTGCGGCGGTGCCGCTCGGAGAGCGTGTCTCGGTCCGGGGAGGATCGTCATGA
- the hydA gene encoding dihydropyrimidinase, translating into MSVLIKGGRIITAADDYVGDIFIEDDTISLIGRSLDVRAEKVIDASGRYVIPGCVDPHTHMEMPFGGTVSCDDFTSGTISAAFGGTTTIVDFCLQQAGQTLPEALETWHEKIERAKPVIDVGFHLAVTDLHEKGTLEDLAKAPEEGVTSYKLFMAYKGAIMVDDETLFKVMQLASETGALVMVHAEHGDSIDVLVKQALAEGKTEPKWHAATRPPITEGEATNRAIQLAHLADAPLYVVHVSCREAIEPVARAREADWRAWGETCTQYLFIDESYLDKPDFEGAKYVYTPPPRPKENQEHLWHALSTGVLSVISTDHCPFKFDGQKTLGKDDFSKIPNGGPGVEDRLMMIHNFGVREGRISLNRMVELLSTAPARFFGLYPRKGTIAVGSDADIVIFDPNKKKTISASTHHSNIDYNLYEGTEVTGVPETVLLRGQVLVENGELVASPGAGRFVKRARFGEELPGTAGERPISVG; encoded by the coding sequence ATGTCCGTTCTGATAAAAGGCGGCCGCATCATCACCGCCGCCGACGACTACGTGGGGGACATCTTCATCGAGGACGATACGATCTCGCTCATCGGGCGTTCGCTCGACGTGCGGGCGGAGAAGGTCATAGACGCGAGCGGCAGGTACGTCATCCCCGGCTGCGTCGACCCGCACACCCACATGGAGATGCCCTTCGGCGGGACCGTGAGCTGCGACGACTTCACCTCCGGCACGATCTCCGCGGCCTTCGGCGGGACGACGACGATCGTGGACTTCTGCCTGCAGCAGGCCGGGCAGACGCTCCCGGAGGCGCTCGAAACCTGGCACGAGAAGATAGAGCGCGCAAAGCCGGTCATCGACGTCGGCTTCCACCTCGCCGTCACCGACCTCCACGAGAAGGGGACGCTCGAGGACCTCGCGAAGGCCCCCGAGGAGGGCGTCACCAGCTACAAGCTCTTCATGGCGTACAAGGGCGCGATCATGGTGGACGACGAGACGCTCTTTAAGGTGATGCAGTTGGCCTCCGAGACGGGCGCCCTCGTCATGGTGCACGCCGAGCACGGCGACTCGATAGACGTGCTCGTCAAGCAGGCGCTCGCGGAGGGGAAGACCGAGCCGAAGTGGCACGCCGCGACCCGTCCCCCGATAACCGAGGGCGAGGCGACCAACCGCGCCATCCAGCTCGCCCACCTCGCCGACGCCCCGCTCTACGTCGTCCACGTCTCGTGCAGGGAGGCCATAGAACCGGTGGCCCGCGCGAGGGAGGCCGACTGGCGGGCCTGGGGCGAGACCTGCACCCAGTACCTCTTCATCGACGAGAGCTACCTGGACAAGCCAGACTTCGAGGGCGCCAAGTACGTCTACACCCCGCCGCCGCGCCCCAAGGAGAACCAGGAGCACCTCTGGCACGCGCTCTCCACGGGCGTGCTCTCTGTGATCTCGACCGACCACTGCCCGTTCAAGTTCGACGGCCAGAAGACCCTCGGCAAAGACGACTTCTCCAAGATCCCAAACGGAGGCCCCGGCGTCGAGGATCGGCTGATGATGATCCACAACTTCGGCGTGCGGGAGGGACGCATCTCGCTCAACAGGATGGTCGAGCTGCTCTCGACCGCCCCGGCGCGCTTCTTCGGGCTCTACCCGCGCAAGGGCACGATAGCCGTGGGTTCCGACGCGGACATCGTAATCTTCGACCCGAACAAAAAGAAGACCATCTCCGCCTCGACCCACCACTCGAACATCGACTACAACCTCTACGAGGGCACCGAGGTCACCGGGGTTCCGGAGACCGTTTTGCTGCGCGGGCAGGTCCTGGTCGAGAACGGCGAGCTGGTCGCGAGCCCCGGCGCCGGGCGCTTCGTGAAGCGGGCGCGCTTCGGCGAGGAGCTTCCCGGGACGGCCGGTGAGCGCCCGATCAGCGTTGGGTGA
- a CDS encoding Zn-dependent hydrolase — protein MSERWISIDRERSARRMERDIETLAGPDYTRSRKAIRRYAYTPEYRNTLDYFIKELEAVGFGCTEDPVGNLVARNRPAGERVFGIGSHCDSNRNGGKYDGTMGVVAALEVCRLNEELELGLPLQVISFLEEEGSGFGQMVLGSRIVAGRLSEEELRSFRAIDDGRTFFEHAKEAGYEPERWRECARILDDLVGWIELHIEQARVLEDTGNRLGIVDAIAGYVHADITVLGRSDHAGATPMDLRSDAGLVMAECMLELERLAREAPGGTVGTVGEVELEPNLINAVPARARFSLDIRGVDESAFRGVARRLRDFAAESARRRGATSDYSERQSLSVTPLDERVVGALEEAARASGEPYLRMPSGAAHDTMCVAGRVPAAMVFVPCEEGVSHSPEEKGDPADAALGVEVMLNAIRRLVAAG, from the coding sequence ATGAGCGAACGCTGGATCTCAATAGACCGCGAGAGGAGCGCCCGCAGGATGGAGCGCGACATCGAGACGCTCGCCGGGCCGGATTACACCCGCTCGCGTAAGGCGATACGCCGCTACGCCTACACCCCGGAGTACCGCAACACCCTCGACTACTTCATCAAGGAATTGGAGGCCGTGGGCTTCGGGTGCACCGAGGACCCCGTCGGGAACCTCGTCGCCCGCAACCGTCCCGCCGGGGAGAGGGTCTTCGGAATAGGCTCGCACTGCGACTCCAACCGCAACGGCGGCAAGTACGACGGGACGATGGGGGTCGTGGCGGCGCTCGAGGTCTGCCGGCTGAACGAGGAGCTCGAGCTCGGGCTGCCCCTGCAGGTGATCTCGTTCCTCGAGGAAGAGGGCTCGGGGTTCGGGCAGATGGTCCTGGGCAGCCGCATCGTCGCCGGGCGGCTCTCGGAGGAGGAGCTCAGGAGTTTCCGGGCGATAGACGACGGGCGCACCTTCTTCGAGCACGCGAAGGAGGCCGGTTACGAGCCGGAGCGGTGGCGGGAGTGCGCCCGCATCCTCGACGACCTCGTCGGGTGGATCGAGCTGCACATAGAGCAGGCCCGGGTGCTCGAGGACACCGGAAACCGCCTGGGGATCGTCGACGCGATAGCCGGCTACGTCCACGCGGACATCACCGTCCTCGGGCGCAGCGACCACGCCGGGGCCACCCCGATGGACCTCCGCAGCGACGCCGGGCTCGTCATGGCCGAGTGCATGCTCGAGCTGGAGCGCCTCGCCAGGGAGGCGCCGGGGGGTACGGTCGGGACCGTGGGCGAGGTGGAGCTGGAACCTAACCTGATCAACGCGGTCCCCGCCCGGGCCCGCTTCTCTCTAGACATCCGGGGGGTGGACGAGAGCGCCTTCCGCGGCGTGGCGCGCCGCCTGCGGGACTTCGCCGCAGAATCCGCGCGGCGGCGCGGGGCCACGTCCGATTACTCGGAGCGCCAGAGCCTGTCGGTGACCCCGCTCGACGAGCGGGTGGTCGGGGCGCTCGAGGAGGCCGCCCGGGCGAGCGGCGAGCCTTACCTGCGCATGCCCTCCGGGGCCGCCCACGACACCATGTGCGTCGCCGGGCGGGTGCCGGCCGCGATGGTCTTCGTCCCCTGCGAGGAGGGCGTGAGCCACTCGCCCGAGGAGAAGGGCGACCCGGCGGACGCCGCGCTCGGGGTCGAGGTCATGCTCAACGCGATAAGGAGGCTCGTCGCCGCGGGATAG
- a CDS encoding isochorismatase family protein → MTDEQTRRVYERARMGGRLGALGERPAVLVVDFSCGFTDPECPLGADMTAEIEATRRLLDAARRRGLPVIFTTIGFEENLVDGALWVRKVPSLGELRLGSRWVELDPRLGRREDETLIVKKGASAFFGTNLAAVLTSLRVDTVVLCGATTSGCIRATAIDLLQHGYPALVPRECVGDRAAPPHEANLFDIQAKYADVVSVEEALSFLERAGGGARIGV, encoded by the coding sequence ATGACCGACGAGCAGACCCGCCGCGTCTACGAGCGGGCCCGGATGGGCGGGCGCCTCGGCGCCCTGGGAGAGCGACCCGCGGTCCTGGTCGTGGACTTCAGCTGCGGCTTCACCGACCCCGAGTGCCCCCTCGGGGCGGACATGACCGCCGAAATAGAGGCCACCCGTCGCCTGCTCGACGCCGCCCGCCGGCGCGGCCTCCCGGTGATCTTCACCACCATCGGCTTCGAGGAGAACCTCGTCGACGGGGCGCTCTGGGTCAGGAAGGTCCCTTCTCTGGGTGAGTTGCGGCTCGGCAGCCGCTGGGTCGAGCTGGACCCCCGCCTGGGGCGCCGCGAGGACGAGACCCTCATCGTCAAGAAGGGGGCGTCGGCGTTCTTCGGGACGAACCTCGCCGCTGTCCTCACCTCATTGCGGGTGGACACGGTGGTGCTCTGCGGCGCGACGACGAGCGGCTGCATCCGGGCGACGGCCATAGACCTGCTGCAGCACGGCTACCCGGCGCTCGTGCCCCGCGAGTGCGTCGGCGACCGCGCCGCACCTCCACACGAGGCGAACCTCTTCGACATCCAGGCCAAGTACGCCGACGTGGTCTCTGTGGAGGAGGCGCTCTCGTTCCTGGAGCGCGCCGGAGGTGGTGCTAGAATCGGGGTATGA